Proteins from one Desulfonema limicola genomic window:
- a CDS encoding MBL fold metallo-hydrolase — MIIKNLEVGPIMANCYILGCEETKEAVVIDPGDDADQILMALAESGLTVKYIINTHGHFDHVGANKKMKSATGAPILIHEGDAPMLSRLSTDATMFGLSAENSPGPDQEISDGDIISFGNFKLKVLHTPGHSPGGVALYTEGCVFVGDTLFSGSIGRTDLPGGNYEKLISSVKNKLFTLAEDTKVYCGHGPATTIGREKAYNPFFR; from the coding sequence TTGATTATAAAAAATTTGGAAGTTGGGCCGATTATGGCAAACTGCTATATTCTTGGATGTGAAGAAACAAAGGAAGCTGTTGTTATTGATCCAGGAGATGATGCAGATCAGATATTGATGGCTCTTGCAGAATCAGGGCTTACAGTTAAATATATTATTAATACACACGGGCATTTTGACCATGTTGGTGCAAATAAAAAAATGAAGAGCGCAACAGGCGCTCCTATCTTGATCCATGAAGGTGATGCGCCCATGTTAAGCAGGCTCTCAACCGATGCAACCATGTTCGGCCTTTCTGCTGAAAATTCACCAGGGCCTGATCAGGAAATTTCCGATGGAGATATAATCTCTTTTGGTAATTTTAAATTAAAGGTACTCCATACACCAGGACACAGCCCCGGAGGAGTTGCTCTTTATACTGAAGGCTGTGTTTTTGTTGGTGATACCTTGTTTTCCGGCTCTATCGGCAGAACTGACTTGCCGGGGGGCAATTATGAGAAATTGATTTCAAGTGTTAAAAACAAGCTTTTTACACTTGCTGAAGATACAAAGGTTTACTGCGGGCACGGTCCTGCAACAACTATTGGAAGAGAAAAAGCATATAATCCTTTTTTCAGGTAA
- a CDS encoding exodeoxyribonuclease III produces the protein MPDKPIKMVSWNVNGLRAVWEKGFLQSVNKLDPDILAVQETKLQEPQLTDEMRSLDGYESFWSFASTKKGYSGVGVYTKLKPVNVNFGIGIPRFDNEGRILELDFGNFIFFNIYFPNGQMSDERLQYKLDFYQAFFQYADQYKKAGKNIIITGDYNTAHNEIDLKNPKANQKRSGFLRIERDWIDRIIENGYVDTFRYLYPDKVKYSWWSYRFKAREKNAGWRIDYFFTTKEMVQQDMIKDAFIDNDVFGSDHCPVGLTINLTK, from the coding sequence ATGCCTGATAAACCAATAAAAATGGTTTCATGGAATGTAAATGGCTTGAGAGCTGTGTGGGAAAAGGGATTTCTTCAATCTGTAAATAAACTTGATCCAGATATTTTAGCTGTCCAGGAAACCAAGCTTCAGGAACCTCAGCTTACTGATGAAATGCGCAGCCTTGATGGATATGAATCCTTCTGGTCTTTTGCATCAACCAAAAAAGGATACAGCGGGGTAGGGGTTTATACAAAATTAAAACCTGTAAATGTAAATTTTGGCATAGGTATTCCACGGTTTGATAATGAAGGCAGAATCCTGGAACTGGATTTTGGCAATTTTATTTTTTTCAATATCTATTTTCCCAACGGTCAGATGAGTGATGAAAGGCTTCAATATAAGCTGGATTTTTATCAGGCTTTTTTTCAATATGCTGATCAATATAAAAAAGCTGGAAAAAATATCATAATTACAGGTGATTATAACACAGCACATAATGAAATTGACCTGAAAAACCCTAAAGCCAATCAAAAACGATCAGGATTTTTAAGAATTGAAAGGGACTGGATAGACAGGATTATAGAAAACGGCTATGTTGATACCTTTCGTTATCTTTATCCTGACAAGGTAAAATATTCCTGGTGGTCGTATCGTTTTAAGGCAAGGGAAAAAAATGCAGGATGGCGTATTGATTATTTTTTTACTACAAAGGAAATGGTGCAGCAGGATATGATAAAAGATGCTTTTATTGATAATGATGTTTTTGGATCAGATCATTGTCCTGTCGGGCTGACAATTAATTTAACAA
- a CDS encoding TrpB-like pyridoxal phosphate-dependent enzyme — translation METRKIFLNEDEMPRQWYNILADIKMNPPLGPDGNPVKPEDLAPVFPMNLIEQEVSTDRWIDIPEKVLDVLSIWRPSPLVRAISLEKALDTPAKIYFKNESLSPPGSHKPNTAVPQAYYNKVFGIEKLTTETGAGQWGSALSFACSQFGLECRVYMVRVSFDQKPYRKSMMETWGGKCIASPSMETKAGRDALEKDPNTPGSLGTAISEAIEVAVSDQTGKTRYSLGSVLNHVMLHQTIIGLEAKKQFEKAGDYPDIVIGCAGGGSNFAGLAFPFVLDKINGKQIEILPVEPAACPTLTKAPFVYDHGDTAGYTPLLPMHSLGHAFVPPPLHAGGLRYHGMAPTVSQIVSEGLASPRSVTQLEAYEAGILLARTEGIIPAPETTHALACVIDEARKAKEEGREKTIVFSWSGHGLLDLGTYDKFLSGSLHNFVLSDEELAKAEKIFENYPKPSLLKSF, via the coding sequence ATGGAAACCAGAAAAATTTTTTTAAATGAAGATGAAATGCCCCGCCAGTGGTATAATATTCTAGCGGATATTAAGATGAATCCCCCTTTAGGGCCTGATGGTAATCCTGTTAAACCAGAAGACCTTGCCCCTGTATTTCCCATGAATCTTATTGAGCAGGAAGTAAGCACTGACAGATGGATTGATATACCTGAAAAAGTACTTGATGTTCTGTCCATATGGCGGCCTTCACCCCTTGTCAGGGCAATCTCCCTTGAAAAAGCTTTGGATACCCCTGCTAAAATATATTTTAAAAATGAAAGTCTCAGTCCTCCAGGCAGCCATAAGCCAAATACTGCAGTGCCCCAGGCATATTACAATAAGGTTTTTGGCATAGAGAAACTTACAACAGAAACCGGTGCAGGCCAGTGGGGAAGCGCCCTGTCTTTTGCCTGTTCCCAGTTTGGTCTTGAATGCAGGGTTTATATGGTCAGGGTAAGCTTTGACCAGAAACCATACCGGAAATCCATGATGGAAACATGGGGAGGAAAATGTATTGCCAGCCCCAGCATGGAAACAAAAGCAGGAAGGGATGCCCTTGAAAAAGACCCAAATACCCCGGGAAGCCTGGGAACTGCAATCAGCGAGGCTATTGAAGTTGCAGTTTCGGATCAAACAGGCAAAACCAGGTATTCACTTGGAAGTGTTTTAAATCATGTAATGCTTCATCAGACTATAATCGGTCTTGAAGCAAAGAAACAATTTGAAAAGGCTGGCGATTATCCTGACATTGTTATAGGATGCGCAGGAGGCGGAAGCAATTTTGCAGGTCTTGCCTTTCCCTTTGTTTTAGATAAAATCAATGGAAAACAGATTGAGATACTCCCGGTTGAACCGGCTGCCTGTCCAACATTGACCAAAGCTCCTTTTGTTTATGATCATGGCGATACAGCAGGTTATACCCCGCTGCTTCCCATGCACAGTTTAGGTCATGCTTTTGTGCCTCCTCCCCTTCATGCAGGAGGTCTTAGGTATCATGGAATGGCTCCTACTGTAAGCCAGATTGTTTCCGAAGGACTGGCTTCCCCGCGTTCTGTTACCCAGCTCGAAGCTTATGAAGCCGGCATTCTTTTAGCCAGAACAGAAGGAATTATTCCAGCCCCTGAAACCACCCACGCCCTTGCCTGTGTTATTGACGAAGCCAGAAAGGCAAAAGAAGAAGGCAGGGAAAAAACAATAGTTTTCAGCTGGAGCGGACACGGGCTGCTTGATCTTGGCACATATGATAAATTCCTTTCAGGCTCTCTGCATAATTTTGTTTTAAGTGATGAAGAACTGGCAAAAGCTGAAAAGATATTTGAAAACTATCCAAAACCGTCTCTTCTCAAGAGCTTCTGA